One part of the Candidatus Dormiibacterota bacterium genome encodes these proteins:
- a CDS encoding succinate--CoA ligase subunit alpha produces MSILIDRSTRVLVQGITGREGSFHTEQMQAYGTNVVA; encoded by the coding sequence GTGTCCATCCTCATCGACCGCTCCACCCGCGTCCTCGTCCAGGGCATCACCGGCCGCGAGGGCAGCTTCCACACCGAGCAGATGCAGGCGTACGGCACCAACGTGGTCGC